A segment of the Lolium perenne isolate Kyuss_39 chromosome 3, Kyuss_2.0, whole genome shotgun sequence genome:
CTGATCATCTGAAGTTAACAGTTTTCCATTTTTCTCATGTTGATCATCTGTTCCTTCAGTAGTGGCATCTGTATGTGTCAAAcctttgctcttcttcttcttctttgggaAAACATGAACAGCTGGGGGAAGATATTTttcttgaattgcctaagaaaatAACAACGTTTAGTATTAAAACAGCAATGTATTATGTGCTGCTGTTATTGGTTTCAATCCACAGTTTCATAACTGACCTGCCAACCTTCTGGCCCTCTTACTCCTCCTTTGATTGCATAGGCTTCCTTGAAACCATTGTTGACCAAGAGCTCAGCCACTTTTACTGAATTACCATCAAAGCTACCTTCCACAGCATAAACTTAGGTTGGTAACTGATTCCAGCATAATTGCTCAAAGGCTCAACAAGAATTTAAACATAACTGCTTTGGCATGATCAAGGTATACAGCAGCATCAGTAATATCAGCATGTAAGTAAATCTGCTATTTTCTGAATTCTGAACGCTGAATTCAAACTATCAATCTCCGGCAGGCAAAATACACATGTCATCCATTTTCAGTAGCTACTCTGGTTGATGCAGTACATGACAAGAACTTTGCATATTAATTTACTTATCTAGTTACTGGGTCAGACAATATTTAAATGGGAACTTTTAATACTAATTTACTTATGTAGTTACTGGGTCATACAATATTTTAAATGGGAACAGAATAAGAAAGCCTCATCCTTTGTTTTCATTGCCCAGGAAGAGTGATGCAACGACTAGCAACTAGCATAAATGGTATGCACTATAAATTTTTGTTATCCATGTATGCACATATATACCGATTACCAATTGTTTACATATCAGCAACAAATTCTGATTTACAGTGCCGGTACTAGTAAGCATCTAGCACTATGCTGCATTGTTGTCATTTAGAAACGCCGAGTATAAGGTATGCGTCAAAAATGGGATCCCTGCAAGGCTGGTTACAACCACACCGAACAATTGTTGGCTCTAATGCTAAGATGACTACAACAGGCACTTGCAATGCTAAGTTGTGCACACTGCTGCATAGTACAAAGACATCTAGCACTGTGCACATTAATCCACGGACAATGCATCTGAGGCCAAACCTAGTCAATACACACAACTAACTAAGCATTGAGTAATGCAGGTACAGAGTGCACATCATGCATCGATGGAGGTATCATGGAGCACTCACTTGTCAAGGACGCAGACGACGGTGTTGGCCGGGTTAGGAAACCTTTTTAGAACCTCCCTGATGAACCCCTTCTCGTCTTCCTCGTCGAACTCCACCTGCACGGCGTTCTTCTCGACGAGCTTGAGGTTGGGCGGCGGCATGAACTGCACGCTCTTGCCCCGCCTGATGTCGAGCAGCTGGGCCTCCGGCACGTCCCGGAGCTTGCGGAAGGCGTCGAGGGCGCCCACGGCCTTGTACTTGCTGAAGTACTCCTGCGCGAGCGGGATGACCACGAGCCACACGAAGACCACCCCGGCCACGAAGAAGGGGTTCCGGTTGTTGAAGTCGTCGATGGCCACCACGATGGACTCCAGGCTCACCTTCCCGCCGCCGTCGGCCTCCGCGGCGAGGGCAGGGAGCGGCGTCCAGGAGGTCGCGGCGGcggggaggaggagcaggagctcGCCCCGCCAAGGCGCCGCCGCATTTCGCGCCGGGGTTGCAGGGGGTGTTGTGGAGGAGCCGGGGATCCTGGCTGCATTGGGAAGCGAGAGCTGGCTCCGGCGAGGGGTTCTTGCGGGTTTGAGGAGATTTGGGAGCTGGGAGCTGGAAATTTGGAGGAGGGAGCAGTGTTCTTGGAGGCGGAGGAGAGCCATTCAAGCAAGACGCTTGAGCTCTGCGCGAGGATAGACGAAGAACTCTCCACTTCCCGAGATCCTATCCGATTACTTTGCACTTTCTGTTCAAGAATCTCATTTCCTCTTCCGAAAAATAATAAATCACAAGCCACAGAGAAAGATGCGTGGGCTCTAGGGTGACACGATTTCAGCTACGCCAGCCCGCGGGGACTACAATCGGTTCAAGCGGAAATTGCTCGGTAACGCCTGAGCTTTCAATAGGGCCGTTTCGCTGGCCCATTAAGACCTTGTTTACTTCTAGTGTTTTTGTAGGGATGGGAGCGGGGTTATTTCGAATCCCGGAAAATCTCCACTTATCTATTTACTTCTTCGGGTTTGAACGAAATAATCCCAAGATATCACCTTCCATTCTCGCCTTTTTTGCCTGGATTATAAACTCTCAATCTTCTAACAAAACCTTATGTAAATTCTCTATGTGGTTATTTGATTAACCAGCTATATAACATGAAGGGCGGCCCAGAACCGGGTAACACGCACCTTAACAATATCATAGCTGAAAAAACTACAGGCATGAGAGGAACAAAACTTAAACACATGTTAAAGAAATCATGACTACCCATCGAATCGAAAATACATAAAGAGATGAAGAGTCGCTTGATCATTGAACCCTTTGTCCTATGTACCTTGTAGCTCGACCGAAGAAGAAGCAATGTTGATGAAGAAGCACGCCACATAGGAACTCACGCCATAGTCGCCATCCGGCTAGCCAAGTTGCCATGCCATCTGTCCACCTTCGAAGAAAGAACTCTGCATTCTGGCCTCAGATCGAATGATGTCACACCTGTAAGGAAGTGGAGCAACTCATCCTAAGCATGGATGGACAATGACAAGCATGATGCCAGGTGGAAGAATTCGAGCACTACTGCCTCACCCTACAACTACACGAAAATATCTCCGCCTCCCTCAGAACCACAACTCCCAAGACCCAAAATGTCGGATGAAGACATCAATGAAGATGTAGAGAAAGAAATCCGCCGAGCCACCAGGCTTTATCATGGCAGTAGTGTGAGCACTACTTTTTTTTCGATATGGGAGcatcgccccagcctctgcatcaatagatgcacacggctaTCTTTATTAAACCAGAAGTACGGTAAAAGTTTACAAAAAAATTCAAGATTACACTCATGGGAAAGCTAAGGTCGACACATGAATCAACCAAAGGAAAATGCAACACAAAGACAGCCTATCCATTTGCTAATCTATTAGTGTGTCGCCATCCAGTAGCCcggaaaaagaagtcctgagcaaccactagcatccggttgcatccagtaaccataCCCTCCCGGTGTTCCAAAGGGAGAAGGAAAACCCATTGTTGAATCCAATGAGCAGCGcgtcggataacctgcaaaaaattagttccaTTTTGTTTATTAAAGATAATGTCATTCCTAGTCCTCCAAATGGACCAGCATAAAGCGGAAACACCCACACGGATTTTGTGTTTATCCTCCTTACGTACACCATTAAGCcatttaccaaacatattagtaacatTAGCTGGTGGAGGGATATTGTAAGTGAGATACACCATACGCCAAATAATTTTTGCAAAGGGACAATGAAGAAACAAATGATTAACAGTTTCAgtggaatcacaaaaacaacatttttgacacccaTTCCACTTCCTTCTAGCTAGATTATCCTTAGTAAGAAGCACTTTGTTACTAAgaaaccacataaatattttAATTTTCAGCGGTATCTTTAATTTCCACAAATATTTACGAAGGAAAATAGTATGTCCATTCATCATATCAAGATACATAGACTTAACTGAAAATATACCAGAATCTGTGAGCTTCCAAAAAAACACATCAGGTTCAGTAGTTAAAGTAATTGTCATTAACCGTTGACATAAATCCAGCCATTGTAACCATTTGTTATCGTTTAAACCTCTTCTGAAAGAAATATTTAAAGGCGTATGTGCTAGAACCGTTGAGACAAGGGTATTTTTATGTTGAACAATGTTATATAAAGCTGGGTATTGTTGACATAACGGGGCATCCCCCATCCAAACGTCCTCCCAGAACCTAGTAGTCATCCCATTTCCCACTTTAAAAAAACCCCTGTCAAAAAAATCTTTCTTTACATGCATAAGTCCTTTCCAAAATTGTGAATCATTAGGTTTCGCTTCAACTTGTGAAAGTGTTTTATTCTTGAGATACTTATTATACAACAGCTGCTGCCACATACCCTCTTCCGAGAGCAATTTAAACAGCCATTTACCGAGTAAGCATTTGTTTTTAACCTCAAGTACCTCAATCCCTAGTCCCCCTTGATCCTTCGGTCTACACAAAATATTTCATCTAGATAGAcgatatttctttttattttcttcagaTTGCCAAAAGAAATTAGATCTATAGAAATCTAGCCTTTTCCTTACTCCCACTGGAATTTCTAGGAA
Coding sequences within it:
- the LOC127345117 gene encoding rhodanese-like domain-containing protein 4A, chloroplastic — translated: MALLRLQEHCSLLQISSSQLPNLLKPARTPRRSQLSLPNAARIPGSSTTPPATPARNAAAPWRGELLLLLPAAATSWTPLPALAAEADGGGKVSLESIVVAIDDFNNRNPFFVAGVVFVWLVVIPLAQEYFSKYKAVGALDAFRKLRDVPEAQLLDIRRGKSVQFMPPPNLKLVEKNAVQVEFDEEDEKGFIREVLKRFPNPANTVVCVLDNFDGNSVKVAELLVNNGFKEAYAIKGGVRGPEGWQAIQEKYLPPAVHVFPKKKKKSKGLTHTDATTEGTDDQHEKNGKLLTSDDQHDSSNGIEDGHEELNGSTSATKHSKTRPLSPYANYPDLKPPSSPSPSKPGR